From the genome of Canis lupus familiaris isolate Mischka breed German Shepherd chromosome 20, alternate assembly UU_Cfam_GSD_1.0, whole genome shotgun sequence:
tctctctctctctttttttttttttttaagatttttaatttatttattcatgagagacaaagagagagagagagggagagagaggcagagacacagagggagaaggaggctccatgcagggagcctgatgtgggactcgatcccacgactccaggatcacgccttgggctgaaggcggcgctaaaccgctgagccatccgggctgcccagatttttttttttttttttaagaatttatttatttattcatgagggggagagagagagagagagagagagagagagagaaagaaaagaaagaaagaaaataaaagaaagaaagaaagaagaaaaagaaaggagaaagaaagaaaagaaaagaaaagaaaaagaaaagaaaagaaaagaaaagaaaagaaaagaaaagaaataaaagaagaaaagaaaagaaaaaagacacaggcagagggagaaacaggctccatgcagggtcgcgggactcggtcctgggtccccaggatcacgtccgggccaaggcggtgctaaaccgctgagccaaccaggctgccctaCCCAGATTTAACCCACTTTGATCTTTGGTCATTTTTGCCGCACATCATGTGAAACATACATGCAAAGGTttacgtatatatatatacacatgacaTTTATAGATATATTCGTTACATTTTTTTGAAGCTGTCCTCAGAGGTAGCCACTATTGTAAAATGCGTTTGTAGTCTTCcgttcacatttttatttccttcctgtgTGAGTGCAGGGAAGCAATATgtaattttgttaatgttttcctaaaatttaaataatggtaTTCTATTTAGGTAAATAAATGCTGCTTATTATATATCCACCCACAACTAGCTTTATTCACACAACAttgcttttgagatttattttgacTGAGAATGTAAAtctagttcattccttttaaagTGTTaaatgaatataccacaatttatctgTTTTCCTGTTGACAGACATTTAGTTATTTCCAACTTTCTACTATTATAAATAAGTGTTATAAAGGAATATTTCAGACTTGCCTGTGTATATAAATTACCtaaggatcttgttaaaatgctgaTTCTGATTCAGTGAACTGGATGGGGCCCCAGATTCCAAATTTCGAATAACCTCCAGGGTTTATGCTATgcattttttctgccttttttttttttaaaggtaaaatgtacctacaataaaatgcacagtgcttccaatattttgttttctagtaaTTAGCTTTCCAGGGTTAATTTTTGCAGCTTTCACCATTTACTATGTTGtgattattcttatttataaCATGGCTCTAATTTACTCTGGACAGTTCTAgcctttttcagttttattttgtgttgctTATTTCTACTGGCAGTGGTCATTAAGAAAGGGATAAAATGCTGGTGAGTCGCTTTGCTTTCTTACTCCAGATAATGAGAATCCACTCAGTTGCTAAAGACAAATCTATTAtgatcttctcttttctttccttgtttttgttcaAACCTAGAAATCAAAATGATGGAATTAAATTCTCTTGCTACTCCTGTGAGGTGCAGGGTCAGGCTggcaggggaagagcagaagcCCTGGGGAGCACTAGAGCCCCACCCATCCGGGGCCTGTCTGTCTCCAAGCAGCCAGGGGCCTTGGAATAATCTCCATTTCTCTCACCCTGTCACACCCATCTCTGGCTCTTACAGATGCGGCCTAAGGTCATGTGGCACCTCCTTCGCAGGTACATGGCATCCCGGCTCTATTCCCTACGGATGGGTGGCTACCTGTTCTCAGGCTCCCAGGCCCCCCAGCTGTCCCCTGCCTTGATGAGGGCCCTGGGCCAGAAGTGCCCTAACCTGAAGCGCCTCTGCTTACACGTGGCCGACCTGAGCATGGTGCCCATCACCAGCCTGCCCTGCACCCTGAGGACCCTGGAGCTGCACAGCTGTGAGATCTCCATGGCCTGGCTCCTGAAGGAGCAGGACCCCACTGTACTGCCCTTGCTTGAGTGCATCGTGCTAGACCGCGTCCCTGCCTTCCGAGATGAGCACCTGCAGGGCCTGACACGTTTCCGTGCTCTTCGGTCATTGGTGCTTGGCGGCACATACCGTGTGACAGAGACAGGGCTAGATGCAGGCCTCCAGGAGCTGAGCTACCTGCAGAGGCTGGAGGTGCTGGGTTGTACCCTCTCGGCTGACAGTACCCTCCTGGCCATCAGCCGCCACCTCCGAGATGTGCGGAAGATCCGGTTGACCGTGAGGGGCCTCTCTGCCCCTGGCCTGTCAGTCTTGGAGGGCATGCCAGCCCTGGAGAGTCTGTGCTTGCTAGGCCCTCTCATCACCCCAGAAATGCCTTCCCCAGCTGAaatcctctcctcctgcctcaccATGCCCAAGCTCAGGGTTCTTGagctgcaggggctggggtgggagggtcaGGAGGCTGAGAGGATCCTGTGTAAGGGGTTGCCCCACTGTATGGTCATTGTCAGGGCCTGCCCCAAAGAGTCCATGGACTGGTGGATGTAACTGTACCACCTGTCCGTCTCGGCTTTTATTGGGGAGCCTCACATCATCTGAAAGGTACCTTGCAGTAGGCCCGTAATCAGGCTGACAGGGCCTCAAAGCCACAGGTAGGGAAAACTGAGGCCTTGGAGCCTCCAGACACTTGGAATCCCTATTTGCCAGTTGTTTGGCCTGTGACATCAGCCAGCCTCCTAGAGGGCCTGTATCCACATCTGGAAATAGGGAAGATCATAGCTACCTCATGGTTATGTTGCAAAGCCTTAACTCTTTACCAGCCCTGGGCCAAAAAGGTCCTTGATAAAGGGTCGTTCTCAGGAACAGGATGGATGCAGAAGGGTGGGGTTAGGAGTTAGGGAGACCTGAGGGGCCAAGGCCCCTTAGGAGGCTTGGAAAGACTGCCTATGCATGTGCACCCACACACCGACACACCATTGATATACCTACTTGCACACGAGAGACGTGATGAGAAAGCCAAGCAAGACTTATGCTTTCATCATCAAAAGTGTTAATGAAGGTTCTAAGTTGTATTTTCTGTACTTGGTATcctgtattttctgatttttccacaatatatattattttgctattaaagaaaaataattttttttcaaaaaagcgtttggtttattcaacaaatgtttcttgaCTGCACGCTATACcacaggcactgttctaggcccGGGGGccacagcagtgaacaaaacaagccCTGAGTAGAAGGTAGGGCGATCGAGTGAATGCGTTgatggaataattttattttattttattttattttatttatttattttttttttttggaataattttagagaCAATAAACCAGGTTCACATGATGGGCATGCTTGTGTCTGTTAGAGTGGGCGGGGCCAGCCACTCAAGTTTGGAGACCTGAGAGGTGATGAGGAACCCACTCTGGGAAGcactgggaaaaagaaaagaccaaaacaCTGAGATGGGGGATAAGCTTGACATTTTTCAGGATTAGGAGGAACCGTGTGGCTGAAAGAACAAGTGATGAGCAGTGGGAAGTTAAGTCAGAGCTGAAGGGGTGAGGTTGGAGGGTCCCCACAGATGGTGCAGGTTTTAGGGGTTCAGTAAGTAGCAATTCCTGCCTGCTAAGTCTGAGCCACTTGAAAGAAACAGGTGGCAGGCTGATAGTGATCAGGAACGTAGTCCCTTGAGATGAGAGTTACTTCTGATCTGAGCCGGGTAGGAGGGCGTGTGTGACTCCACAGGTTCGCCACCTGCCCACCAGCCCAGCCCTGTGGTGGGCAGAGCTAGAAGAGAAAACGGGGCTGAGCTGGTACCCTTCATTCCTTGTCTCAAGCTCCCTTATCAGAGGATCTGGGTGTCTCATGCTTTCCCACTAGCAGGTGGAGTGGAGATTCTCCATCAGGCCATATGGGGACTATGGGATGAGTACTTCCAGTGTGGCCATGgtcagagtctacttgtcccacGCCATGGTCAGATATGGCAGTTCcagcccagggcacctggggaaCTAGACTGATGCAGGCTGGGGTGTTGGGACTGGAGAGGTCTCAGGTTGAGGAATGGGATCTGTTTTGAGGGTATCTGGAGACCTGAGGTCTGTTGTGGGGAGTATGATGGAGTGGCCAACCCCACTCTTACACTGGGCTCTGCCGGTCGTCCTGGAATAGGTCGCTGATGCCCTACCTGGAGCTGCTTGAGGTGGAAAAatagtttccttctttcctttcttcttgtttttcctgCAGAAATGGAGCAACAGGCATGAAATTGGAAGTAGTGGAATACGTGGAACTGTTTCGTAGTCAGCACTAGCAAGTagtgatgggggaggaggagccctAATTTGTAATGTTTGCCAACTTCTGTGGTGTAAGTATCCCATCATGGCTGGTTTCAAGTGACCAACAGACTAACAACGGGCTCTCAAAACTCCTGCAAGTTTAGCAATGGGCCCTCCTGAGCTGGCATGAGCTGGCTTCAGCATGCCATTGGTTAGTGGTGTCTTTCTTCCAGGTATACTGAACTTTAGTGACCCCTTTCCTGGGCTTAGCTAACTCTGAGGGGGTGGTAGGGTTATGGGACATAAGACAGAGCTCCTTCCACCCCTGACTGCTGCCTTCTCCTGGGTAAGGGGTTGGGGGCTTGAGGATGCCCTTTGTATTGAATGTACCgg
Proteins encoded in this window:
- the FBXL12 gene encoding F-box/LRR-repeat protein 12, whose translation is MATLADLPDSVLLEIFSYLPVRDRIRISRVCHRWKRLVDDRWLWRHVDLTLYTMRPKVMWHLLRRYMASRLYSLRMGGYLFSGSQAPQLSPALMRALGQKCPNLKRLCLHVADLSMVPITSLPCTLRTLELHSCEISMAWLLKEQDPTVLPLLECIVLDRVPAFRDEHLQGLTRFRALRSLVLGGTYRVTETGLDAGLQELSYLQRLEVLGCTLSADSTLLAISRHLRDVRKIRLTVRGLSAPGLSVLEGMPALESLCLLGPLITPEMPSPAEILSSCLTMPKLRVLELQGLGWEGQEAERILCKGLPHCMVIVRACPKESMDWWM